In Lactococcus paracarnosus, a genomic segment contains:
- the trpS gene encoding tryptophan--tRNA ligase: MKPTILTGDRPTGKLHIGHYVGSLKNRVLLQNEGKHNLFVFLADQQALTDHAKDPQTIIQSVSEVALDYLAVGLDPNKSTIFIQSQIPELAELSMYYMNLVSLARLERNPTVKTEISQKGFGESIPAGFLVYPVAQAADITAFKANLVPVGNDQKPMIEQTRDIVRSFNHAYQTDILVEPEGYYPKNESAGRLAGLDGNAKMSKSLNNGIYISDDADTVQKKVMSMYTDPDHIRVEDPGKIEGNMVFHYLDVFGTAEDAATIADMKAHYQAGGLGDVKTKRYLLEVLDREFAPIRARRLEFAKDMGQVYDMLKTGSQKAQAVAAQTLDEVKTVMGINYFK, translated from the coding sequence ATGAAACCAACTATTCTAACAGGTGATCGCCCCACCGGAAAACTACATATCGGCCACTATGTCGGCTCATTAAAAAACCGCGTCTTGCTACAAAATGAAGGCAAGCATAACTTGTTTGTTTTTTTAGCAGACCAACAAGCCTTAACTGACCATGCTAAAGATCCACAAACGATCATTCAATCAGTCAGCGAAGTGGCATTAGACTACTTGGCTGTTGGCTTAGATCCAAACAAATCTACGATTTTTATCCAATCACAAATTCCCGAATTAGCCGAACTATCGATGTACTATATGAACTTGGTGTCCTTGGCTCGTCTAGAACGTAACCCTACAGTCAAAACTGAGATTTCACAAAAAGGCTTTGGTGAGTCTATCCCTGCTGGCTTCCTAGTCTATCCAGTTGCACAAGCAGCTGATATTACAGCCTTTAAAGCAAACCTCGTCCCTGTAGGTAATGATCAAAAACCGATGATTGAACAGACACGTGACATTGTTCGTAGCTTCAACCATGCTTACCAAACAGATATCCTCGTTGAACCAGAAGGCTATTATCCCAAAAACGAGAGTGCTGGTAGACTAGCTGGTCTCGATGGTAATGCTAAGATGTCTAAATCACTTAACAACGGTATTTACATCTCAGATGATGCAGATACTGTTCAGAAAAAAGTCATGAGCATGTATACAGATCCAGATCATATTCGTGTTGAAGATCCAGGTAAAATCGAAGGCAATATGGTCTTTCATTATCTGGATGTATTTGGTACAGCAGAAGATGCTGCAACCATCGCTGATATGAAAGCCCACTATCAAGCCGGTGGACTTGGAGATGTTAAGACAAAACGGTATTTACTCGAGGTCTTAGACAGAGAATTTGCACCGATTCGGGCACGTCGTCTTGAATTTGCCAAAGATATGGGGCAAGTATATGATATGCTTAAAACTGGTTCGCAAAAAGCACAAGCTGTGGCTGCACAGACCTTGGATGAAGTTAAAACCGTAATGGGAATTAATTATTTTAAATGA
- a CDS encoding ABC-F family ATP-binding cassette domain-containing protein, giving the protein MLQVSDISLQFSDRKLFDEVNIKFLSGNCYGLIGANGAGKSTFLKILAGDIEASTGHISMGTDERLSVLRQNHFDYEDQTPLEVVMSGNETLAKIAKEKDAIYMNPDSTDDDFMHAAELEAHFGELGGYEADSEAASLLQNLGITVEQQSNLMANLTAGEHVKVLLAKALFGKPDVLLLDEPTNGLDIQAINWLEEFLINFENTVIVVSHDRHFLNKVCTHMADLDFGKIKLFVGNYDFWKESSELALRLQGDANRKSEEKIKELQDFIARFSANASKSKQATSRKKMLDKIELDEIVPSSRKYPFINFKPDREIGNDLLKVDNLSVKIDGEVILDKISFSLNPGDKTAFIGQNDIQTTSLIRALMGDIEYTGEVKWGVTTTQAYLPKDNTRDFASGESILDWLRQFASKEEDDNTFLRGFLGRMLFSGEEVNKSVSVLSGGEKVRVMLSKLMLLKSNVLVLDDPTNHLDLESISSINEGLTNYKGSLLFASHDHEFIQTIANHIVVLSKNGVIDRIDETYDAFLDNAEVQAKVKALWAD; this is encoded by the coding sequence ATGTTACAAGTAAGTGATATTAGTTTACAGTTTTCAGACCGTAAACTGTTTGATGAAGTCAATATTAAATTTTTATCAGGGAACTGTTATGGCCTAATCGGGGCAAACGGTGCTGGTAAATCAACCTTTTTAAAAATTTTAGCAGGTGATATCGAAGCAAGTACTGGCCACATATCTATGGGGACAGATGAACGGTTATCTGTTCTACGTCAAAATCATTTTGACTATGAAGATCAGACACCACTTGAAGTGGTCATGTCAGGTAATGAAACGTTAGCCAAAATTGCAAAAGAAAAAGATGCCATTTACATGAATCCAGACTCAACAGATGATGATTTTATGCATGCGGCTGAATTAGAGGCACACTTTGGAGAACTGGGTGGGTATGAAGCGGATTCGGAAGCTGCGTCATTACTTCAAAATCTAGGCATCACAGTAGAACAACAAAGTAATCTCATGGCAAATTTAACTGCAGGCGAGCACGTTAAAGTACTATTAGCCAAGGCATTATTTGGGAAACCAGATGTCCTTTTACTAGATGAACCGACGAATGGTTTAGATATTCAAGCCATCAATTGGTTGGAAGAATTCCTAATTAACTTTGAAAATACAGTAATCGTCGTATCCCATGACCGTCACTTCCTAAACAAAGTCTGTACACACATGGCTGACTTGGATTTTGGTAAGATCAAACTCTTTGTCGGTAACTATGATTTCTGGAAAGAGTCATCAGAACTTGCTTTAAGACTCCAAGGTGATGCTAACCGTAAATCAGAAGAGAAAATCAAAGAGTTACAAGACTTTATTGCGCGTTTCTCTGCCAATGCCTCTAAATCGAAACAAGCAACGTCTCGTAAGAAGATGCTTGACAAGATTGAACTCGATGAGATCGTGCCATCATCACGTAAATATCCGTTTATTAACTTTAAACCGGACCGTGAAATTGGCAATGACTTACTAAAAGTTGATAACCTATCTGTTAAGATTGATGGTGAAGTGATTTTAGATAAGATTAGCTTTAGTCTTAATCCAGGCGATAAAACAGCCTTCATCGGACAAAACGATATTCAAACGACTTCTCTTATTCGTGCCCTCATGGGAGATATTGAGTATACAGGTGAAGTGAAGTGGGGCGTGACGACGACGCAAGCTTATCTACCAAAAGATAATACACGTGATTTTGCTAGTGGAGAATCTATTTTAGATTGGTTACGTCAGTTTGCTAGTAAAGAAGAAGATGACAACACCTTCCTTCGTGGGTTCTTAGGTCGTATGCTCTTCTCAGGTGAGGAAGTTAACAAGTCTGTTAGCGTCCTATCTGGTGGTGAAAAAGTCCGTGTCATGTTAAGTAAACTGATGCTTTTGAAGTCAAATGTTTTGGTACTAGATGATCCGACTAATCACTTGGATTTGGAGTCAATTTCATCTATCAATGAAGGCTTGACAAACTATAAAGGTAGTCTGCTTTTCGCCAGTCATGACCATGAATTCATCCAAACGATTGCTAACCACATCGTTGTCTTGTCTAAAAATGGTGTCATCGACCGAATCGACGAAACCTATGATGCCTTTCTTGATAACGCTGAAGTTCAAGCAAAAGTTAAGGCACTTTGGGCAGATTAA
- a CDS encoding Cof-type HAD-IIB family hydrolase: MTIKLIATDMDGTFLDGKGAYDKKRFDRLLSKLAEQEIRFVAASGRQLLALEAMFSAFTDRIIFVAENGGIVKYQDQILFEEKMPFDQVLEIAEFVRRSDFIEGDSVLLSGAKGSYILETADAHARQKAAMYYENIQIVSDFSTVVDDILKLTVSFKPETVLEGEAWLNAQLMGARAVTTGLASIDIIPSGISKETGLSHLAEKFNIQPSEILAFGDNLNDLEMLTYAGTSFAMLNARDEVKAVADDVIGHHADAAVMTYLENLVK, encoded by the coding sequence ATGACGATTAAATTGATTGCAACAGATATGGATGGGACCTTTCTTGATGGTAAAGGTGCCTATGATAAGAAACGCTTTGATAGGCTTTTAAGTAAATTAGCAGAACAAGAGATACGGTTTGTCGCGGCTTCTGGCCGTCAGCTTTTAGCCTTAGAAGCGATGTTTTCGGCATTTACAGACCGCATCATTTTTGTCGCTGAAAATGGTGGGATTGTCAAATACCAAGATCAAATCTTATTTGAAGAAAAAATGCCCTTTGACCAGGTATTGGAAATCGCTGAGTTTGTCAGACGGTCTGACTTTATCGAGGGAGATTCCGTTTTATTAAGTGGGGCTAAAGGCTCATACATCCTTGAAACGGCTGATGCGCATGCCAGGCAAAAGGCAGCTATGTATTATGAGAATATCCAGATTGTATCTGATTTTTCAACTGTAGTGGATGACATTCTCAAACTGACGGTTAGCTTCAAGCCTGAAACTGTTCTTGAGGGGGAAGCCTGGCTTAATGCCCAATTAATGGGGGCTCGTGCGGTGACGACAGGTCTAGCATCGATTGATATTATTCCTTCAGGTATCAGTAAAGAAACTGGCTTATCACATCTAGCTGAGAAATTTAATATCCAACCATCTGAAATTCTTGCCTTTGGTGATAACCTCAATGATTTAGAGATGCTAACCTATGCGGGGACTTCTTTTGCCATGCTTAATGCGCGTGACGAAGTGAAAGCTGTGGCTGATGATGTGATTGGACATCATGCTGACGCAGCGGTCATGACTTATTTGGAAAATCTAGTCAAGTAG
- a CDS encoding type IV pilus modification PilV family protein, producing MRKKMPILSLIGDEDGMSLAELLGAMVILSIVLPLLIGFIVANAKMIEQNTILTEAISVREEIREWMGYRAQSQDIADLNAYVLANTGHQPSPISLTDPAGIVRASHLILDESGIEKDVLGEPKFDEKVPSNRLIDDDGNPITGPVTRNRSQQVSYKMPGGFPLPKLNISADSKRYVGMYVGPDATQQKVAYAVLVEAAPKQMTTETGAIAENNDAGILVTLRIYNSESGRYKKSQGTVYTKINHHVTGYIIP from the coding sequence ATGCGAAAAAAAATGCCGATATTGTCTCTCATAGGTGATGAGGATGGGATGTCTCTAGCTGAGTTACTAGGTGCTATGGTCATCTTGAGTATCGTATTACCTTTACTTATTGGATTTATCGTGGCCAATGCAAAAATGATCGAACAAAATACAATCCTAACCGAAGCAATCTCAGTTCGAGAAGAGATTAGGGAATGGATGGGATACAGAGCACAGTCACAGGATATAGCCGATTTAAATGCATATGTATTAGCAAATACTGGACATCAACCTAGTCCTATTAGTCTAACCGACCCAGCAGGAATAGTACGAGCGAGTCATCTGATATTAGATGAAAGCGGGATAGAAAAGGATGTTTTGGGGGAGCCTAAATTTGACGAGAAAGTGCCTAGTAATCGACTAATCGACGATGATGGCAATCCGATTACCGGGCCCGTGACTCGAAATCGGTCACAGCAAGTGAGCTATAAGATGCCTGGTGGTTTCCCTTTGCCGAAGCTTAATATATCAGCTGACAGTAAGCGATATGTTGGCATGTATGTTGGTCCAGATGCAACACAACAAAAAGTAGCTTATGCTGTGCTGGTTGAAGCAGCACCAAAACAAATGACGACGGAGACAGGCGCTATTGCTGAAAATAATGATGCGGGTATTTTAGTGACCTTACGGATATATAACAGTGAAAGTGGTAGATATAAAAAAAGTCAAGGTACAGTTTACACCAAAATTAATCATCATGTCACTGGTTACATTATTCCTTAG
- a CDS encoding pectate lyase-like adhesive domain-containing protein, protein MISKKSLMQILGGLLVVACLSIFLLPKLYYAVIDSGKNRYTLSAPELDFEKMGMEGVMLTVAVDHPQKETIVITSNGSDKRNWLGGDNIEQFFSSEHPELSEQVELLENGIKLKLKASARKVTLKIPVAITESTTANFAVRRGKRSIAREKMTFIQTDGPVMKEGQVSSESKIPFSPTTNADRPDKLSGLTFGKTSPVFARGSFSRERAPEITTMAYPSGSGAFTATASVANYKELLAAVANTAISRIEFKNDIIADMGQPNILSRDLVIDGKGFLFSVTSLKNKDVFRLGNVRSANQVQFMLANMRVDYSDANRGKTLIGVTNGATDIWQVTLEDIQSEGLSTNHGRLVYNNSGLTILTGNINWQSATSNEVSDDDAKGGVINSANIKIVKTDDGREPIINMTANRTLLRTYKVNQNDSTSLVVEGGIVNLHSVNAQAIFMNIQTSRAAAIFHVKGQNTRLNATASGGSSKALAGAVYIIGSNITGKSYTRIEDGAQVFIHSMDNIKNGVSGAAFINEVSKGGVFYLTGKGTKMTCMADTASNPINASFRFRLVGKQTFRMSDKAELKIVRNSGRTSGLRFFGSDNAFYISGGAKVLIDNLGKGDNRPSNGGDGNGRQGIQYPGDGDGTSIFDLRGKGSDIAVNARYGPALEGSSGAFKFFAGNQASISFIGRTASERAGGLMLPNNSLSITLDTPYFYEFRNNRASGGSWLSGGNSRSVFTAKNTELEVWKKGVNVNLDGPSSNSWTRMDYKLERAGLSKITSTSNPSFNSSTYGKASDYAKVSGGSLEAEIDSIRQPTNADKRIFGRAVVPATYDGINGTGEKRAAYTNEVWVTLKLYRLKFKPGVTSVQRDPITSIVDFAKTYDVVTYEKEVPTIGHKNTTTGADGKRDGVQQFGEPQTYGVFEWDLSKDSQIKEDSFLWAGEYVEVINVRRGGKAPNKDYDIVSSQEKFVNKGRYVFNVRPVEVTTDSLIEGHIDPTLDLASSKSSISDATKAIRLQAIAKDIKKHAALVPLPEGRVPVNTGSTSDSRTGKVAFYPMLAVGEVNRTNSLLVDQIAVDNKKAQDSQLNLYSYLNPEELSEDLVPELFAFSAWGDDISSLGKDIPPTFQPVKNVTTGDDANPVIAVENNASWTGLRMPSTESRYHDTIFKEAPTLKLERVVPTELAIILAKKGSGDVGAIDLSKEQVVVYQMKLSNPMLSRFPNQLFTSYSATFEITGNAEIFDAYGGITLPSGVSETHTDKRITFTSKRNADLGVALEIPILVSDNFTIKAVASARTAQEKTLAMPRGSWDEKDESHNFASDGFTPGLQVPNAEDQTYPEYYRLLSSPEKLLSVTTTRTPIGAKNPVYLSIMDSKLTVYYRTLKQGSDMKITVDGKALTSFKVDNSDIEQSKPLNFKINGTRHIVEVTYVLADGTKQTVTWKNPKISN, encoded by the coding sequence ATGATATCTAAAAAAAGCTTAATGCAAATACTTGGTGGGTTACTAGTCGTAGCCTGTTTGAGTATTTTTTTATTACCCAAACTTTACTATGCTGTCATCGATAGCGGTAAAAATCGCTATACACTGTCTGCACCTGAACTAGACTTTGAGAAAATGGGGATGGAAGGTGTTATGCTGACAGTAGCCGTTGATCATCCCCAAAAAGAAACGATTGTGATCACCTCGAATGGTTCTGATAAACGAAACTGGCTGGGTGGCGATAATATCGAACAGTTTTTTAGCAGTGAACATCCTGAGTTGTCGGAACAAGTTGAGCTATTAGAAAATGGGATTAAGTTAAAACTGAAAGCAAGTGCTCGAAAAGTGACATTAAAAATTCCAGTTGCAATCACAGAATCAACGACAGCCAACTTTGCTGTCAGGCGTGGTAAACGGTCCATCGCAAGAGAAAAAATGACATTTATCCAGACGGATGGACCGGTTATGAAAGAAGGACAAGTGTCCTCTGAATCAAAAATCCCATTTAGCCCGACAACTAATGCTGATAGGCCTGATAAATTAAGTGGCCTTACTTTTGGGAAAACGTCCCCTGTTTTTGCGCGTGGTTCTTTTAGTCGAGAGAGGGCACCAGAGATAACGACCATGGCCTATCCTTCTGGTAGTGGGGCATTTACGGCGACAGCTAGTGTTGCTAACTATAAGGAATTGCTAGCAGCAGTTGCCAATACCGCGATTTCTCGAATCGAATTTAAGAATGATATCATAGCAGATATGGGGCAGCCGAATATCCTTAGTCGCGATTTAGTAATTGATGGCAAAGGCTTTCTATTTTCAGTGACATCTTTGAAAAACAAAGATGTATTTAGATTGGGGAACGTCAGATCAGCTAATCAAGTGCAATTTATGCTAGCTAACATGCGAGTTGACTATAGTGATGCCAACCGTGGAAAAACCTTGATAGGTGTAACAAATGGGGCGACTGATATCTGGCAAGTGACATTAGAGGATATTCAATCTGAAGGATTGAGCACAAATCATGGCAGACTAGTCTATAACAATTCAGGGTTGACCATCCTTACTGGAAACATTAATTGGCAGTCAGCGACATCAAATGAAGTGAGTGATGATGACGCCAAAGGGGGCGTGATTAATAGTGCAAATATCAAGATTGTCAAAACAGATGACGGGCGAGAACCCATCATTAATATGACAGCGAATCGTACACTTTTACGTACCTATAAAGTTAATCAGAATGATTCAACAAGCCTTGTCGTAGAGGGAGGGATAGTCAATTTACATAGTGTTAATGCACAAGCAATATTTATGAATATTCAAACCTCAAGAGCAGCAGCTATCTTTCACGTTAAAGGTCAGAATACTCGACTGAATGCCACGGCTTCAGGTGGGAGCAGTAAAGCGCTAGCTGGTGCTGTTTATATCATCGGCAGCAATATAACAGGTAAATCGTATACGAGAATAGAGGATGGTGCACAAGTCTTTATTCACTCAATGGATAATATTAAAAATGGCGTATCAGGTGCTGCCTTTATCAATGAAGTTAGTAAAGGCGGTGTCTTTTATTTAACAGGTAAAGGTACTAAAATGACCTGTATGGCTGATACGGCATCAAATCCGATAAATGCAAGTTTTCGTTTCAGACTTGTTGGGAAACAAACCTTTCGTATGTCTGACAAAGCAGAATTAAAAATTGTCAGAAATTCTGGGAGAACGTCAGGACTTCGTTTTTTTGGAAGTGATAATGCATTTTATATATCAGGAGGAGCTAAAGTACTGATTGATAATTTAGGAAAAGGTGATAATCGACCATCTAATGGTGGTGACGGTAATGGACGACAAGGTATTCAGTATCCTGGTGATGGCGATGGCACGTCAATTTTCGATCTCAGAGGAAAAGGTTCTGATATTGCTGTCAATGCGAGATATGGTCCAGCTTTAGAAGGGTCATCTGGCGCTTTCAAATTTTTTGCAGGGAATCAAGCATCGATCTCTTTTATCGGAAGAACTGCTAGTGAAAGAGCTGGTGGGCTTATGTTGCCGAACAACTCTCTTAGTATCACATTAGATACACCCTATTTCTATGAATTTAGAAATAATCGGGCATCTGGAGGATCATGGCTAAGTGGCGGGAATAGCCGTAGTGTGTTTACAGCGAAGAATACAGAATTAGAAGTATGGAAAAAAGGCGTAAATGTTAACCTGGATGGTCCGTCGTCTAATAGTTGGACACGTATGGATTACAAGCTTGAGAGAGCGGGGTTATCAAAAATTACTAGCACCTCTAATCCTAGCTTCAATAGTAGCACATATGGTAAAGCCTCGGATTATGCAAAAGTCTCTGGTGGGTCGTTGGAAGCAGAAATAGACAGTATCAGACAACCGACCAATGCGGATAAGCGTATTTTTGGTCGTGCTGTTGTACCCGCTACTTATGATGGTATCAATGGTACAGGTGAAAAACGTGCTGCTTATACAAATGAAGTCTGGGTGACCCTTAAACTTTACCGACTTAAGTTTAAGCCAGGCGTGACAAGTGTTCAACGTGATCCGATTACCTCAATAGTTGATTTTGCGAAAACATATGATGTCGTCACCTATGAAAAAGAAGTCCCAACTATCGGTCATAAAAACACAACAACTGGTGCAGATGGCAAACGAGATGGTGTGCAGCAATTTGGCGAACCCCAAACTTATGGTGTTTTTGAATGGGATTTAAGTAAAGACTCTCAAATTAAAGAAGATTCATTTCTTTGGGCAGGTGAATATGTTGAAGTGATTAATGTTAGAAGGGGGGGAAAGGCACCGAATAAAGATTACGATATTGTCTCTTCTCAAGAAAAATTTGTGAACAAGGGACGTTATGTTTTTAATGTTCGGCCAGTTGAGGTCACGACGGATAGTTTGATAGAAGGACATATTGATCCAACACTTGATTTGGCGAGCTCTAAATCAAGTATCAGTGATGCAACCAAGGCAATTCGCTTACAAGCGATAGCTAAGGATATAAAAAAACATGCAGCGCTTGTTCCTTTACCTGAGGGTAGGGTTCCTGTCAATACAGGCAGTACGTCCGATTCAAGGACAGGTAAGGTCGCATTCTATCCGATGTTAGCTGTCGGGGAAGTCAATCGAACCAATAGCTTACTCGTCGATCAAATTGCAGTAGATAATAAAAAAGCGCAAGATAGCCAGCTGAATCTATACAGCTATCTTAATCCAGAAGAGTTATCTGAAGACCTTGTCCCAGAGTTATTTGCCTTTAGTGCATGGGGAGATGATATCTCGTCACTGGGTAAAGATATCCCACCGACTTTTCAGCCAGTGAAAAATGTTACCACTGGTGATGATGCAAACCCCGTTATCGCTGTTGAGAATAATGCATCATGGACTGGCCTACGGATGCCGTCCACAGAAAGTAGATACCATGACACCATCTTCAAGGAAGCCCCCACGCTTAAGCTAGAGCGTGTTGTCCCAACAGAACTAGCTATCATACTAGCTAAAAAAGGAAGTGGGGATGTTGGTGCAATAGATTTAAGTAAAGAACAAGTTGTCGTCTATCAGATGAAACTAAGCAATCCGATGCTTTCAAGATTCCCTAATCAACTGTTTACAAGTTATAGTGCAACGTTTGAAATTACTGGTAATGCTGAAATTTTTGATGCCTATGGCGGGATTACCCTCCCTAGTGGAGTGAGTGAAACACATACGGATAAGCGCATTACGTTTACAAGTAAGCGTAATGCTGACTTGGGTGTTGCCCTTGAAATCCCCATTTTAGTGAGTGACAACTTTACGATAAAGGCTGTAGCATCAGCTCGTACGGCACAAGAGAAGACGCTTGCTATGCCTAGAGGTAGTTGGGATGAAAAGGATGAATCTCATAACTTCGCGAGTGATGGATTTACACCAGGTTTACAAGTGCCAAATGCCGAAGATCAAACTTATCCTGAATACTATCGCCTCTTAAGTTCTCCGGAAAAGCTTTTGTCTGTGACGACAACTAGAACACCAATAGGTGCTAAAAATCCAGTCTATCTATCAATTATGGATAGCAAGTTAACAGTCTACTATCGAACACTTAAGCAGGGATCGGATATGAAAATAACTGTTGATGGCAAAGCGTTGACATCATTTAAGGTTGATAATAGTGATATTGAACAGTCAAAACCACTTAATTTCAAGATAAATGGCACTCGACATATTGTAGAAGTAACCTATGTATTAGCAGATGGCACGAAACAAACAGTGACTTGGAAAAATCCTAAGATTAGTAACTGA
- a CDS encoding FMN-dependent NADH-azoreductase has product MSNVLLVKGHPLTSETSFSVTGLEAFKAAYQAANPNDTITVLDVFADNVPEIDADIASAFNTLAAGGEFGALSPEQQAKVGRFGELTDQFLAADKVVIANPLWNLQIPTRLKAWVDTINVAGKTFKYTAEGPVGLATGKKVLHIQANGGVYGGNDFASAYINGVLNFIGIDDVTSVYIEGQAYAPENAEQILADAVAKIETIAQTF; this is encoded by the coding sequence ATGTCAAACGTATTGCTTGTCAAAGGACATCCACTTACATCAGAAACATCTTTTTCAGTAACAGGCTTAGAAGCATTTAAAGCTGCTTATCAAGCTGCTAATCCTAACGATACAATCACAGTACTTGATGTATTTGCTGATAACGTACCTGAAATCGATGCTGACATCGCGTCTGCTTTTAACACACTAGCTGCTGGTGGAGAATTTGGTGCACTTAGCCCTGAACAACAAGCTAAAGTTGGCCGTTTTGGTGAATTGACTGACCAATTCCTTGCTGCTGATAAAGTTGTCATCGCTAATCCACTTTGGAACCTCCAAATCCCAACACGTCTTAAAGCATGGGTTGATACGATCAACGTTGCTGGTAAAACTTTCAAATATACAGCTGAAGGCCCTGTCGGTCTTGCAACTGGTAAAAAAGTGCTACACATCCAAGCCAACGGTGGTGTTTACGGTGGGAATGACTTCGCATCAGCATATATCAACGGTGTCTTGAACTTCATCGGTATCGATGACGTGACATCGGTCTATATCGAAGGCCAAGCTTACGCACCTGAAAATGCTGAACAAATCCTTGCAGATGCTGTCGCTAAAATCGAAACAATCGCACAAACATTCTAA
- a CDS encoding tyrosine-type recombinase/integrase, which produces MNIKKVTKKDGTVKYRTNIYLGVDSLTGKKVQTTATAKTRKMCEIKANQAINKFISNGSTIAREKVVFNNFNALAMSWFDSYRLTVKANSIRVANNFLKVYILPALGSYQLNKINPVLLQGIVNQWAKNANTSPIKEGKREKGKCKDYKMLLNYIKRILDYGMQLGAIESNPAINVIPPKLKSRTTNKIKYFDNTELKTFLSYLDNLAYTTSNQRHVTLYRFLLATGLRIGECLALSWSDIDFNNANVSVNKTIVQTMNKAERIQKGAKTKESNRIVTLDTSTLILLKSWKKIQNNRVITLKDSLVFENLKHTITYANELVILQKHFRLANVPNIGFHGFRHTHASLLMNADVNPKEIQLRLGHADYSITMNTYSHLAEDKKKDTAEKFGNILKAL; this is translated from the coding sequence ATGAATATAAAAAAAGTCACAAAAAAAGACGGTACAGTTAAGTATCGAACTAATATATATCTAGGTGTGGATAGTTTGACTGGTAAGAAAGTGCAAACTACCGCTACTGCTAAAACTCGTAAAATGTGCGAGATAAAAGCTAATCAAGCTATAAATAAGTTTATCAGCAATGGTTCTACTATTGCAAGGGAAAAAGTTGTCTTTAATAATTTTAATGCGCTTGCTATGAGTTGGTTTGATAGCTATAGGCTGACTGTAAAAGCTAATAGTATAAGGGTAGCTAATAACTTCTTAAAAGTCTATATATTGCCTGCTCTTGGCTCGTATCAGCTTAATAAGATAAACCCAGTGTTATTGCAAGGTATTGTCAATCAGTGGGCTAAAAACGCTAATACAAGCCCTATCAAAGAGGGTAAACGAGAAAAAGGAAAGTGCAAAGACTATAAAATGTTGCTTAACTATATCAAGCGCATATTAGACTATGGCATGCAACTAGGTGCGATCGAAAGTAATCCAGCTATAAACGTGATACCGCCTAAACTAAAATCTAGGACAACTAATAAAATCAAGTATTTTGACAATACTGAATTAAAGACTTTTCTATCTTACCTGGACAACTTGGCATATACAACAAGCAACCAGCGACATGTTACACTGTATCGTTTCTTACTTGCCACTGGTTTACGTATAGGTGAGTGTTTGGCCCTGTCTTGGTCTGATATTGATTTTAACAATGCGAATGTCTCGGTAAATAAAACAATCGTTCAAACTATGAATAAAGCCGAACGTATTCAAAAAGGCGCAAAAACCAAAGAAAGCAATAGAATTGTAACTCTTGATACTTCTACCTTGATACTGCTTAAATCATGGAAAAAAATTCAAAACAATAGAGTGATCACTTTGAAAGATAGTTTAGTATTTGAAAACCTAAAACATACAATTACCTATGCGAATGAACTTGTGATTTTACAAAAACATTTTAGACTTGCTAATGTACCTAATATAGGCTTTCATGGTTTCAGACACACTCATGCCAGCTTATTAATGAATGCCGATGTCAACCCTAAAGAAATACAGTTAAGGTTAGGTCATGCTGATTACTCTATTACTATGAACACTTACAGTCATCTTGCCGAGGATAAGAAAAAAGATACTGCCGAAAAGTTCGGTAATATCCTAAAAGCATTATAA